The following coding sequences lie in one Bifidobacterium sp. ESL0690 genomic window:
- a CDS encoding sugar ABC transporter permease, protein MSRIPGNPSNRFWLYLVPGLIMLLWIIVIPACWNIYLSFTNYRGIKPPVWAGLANWSRLMKDSTFWVSFRNSVWMIIAMVVIPILIGLILASLIFDVVQKKFGAKTASTLRAVYYFPQLLPIAVASLVMGWIFRPENGALNALLKDIGLGKFQHNWLGAPDTALIFLMIIMIWIQLGYPLIIFMSGLQRVDPELYEAASLDGANWWQRFLAITLPSIKPEIFVVALTCTIAALKVFGPVYMLTKGGPGTSTIVPSYYSYTQFFQSQQVGYGAAIATALTILIIIVSIAFTAVQQKVEKEDEE, encoded by the coding sequence ATGTCAAGGATACCGGGCAATCCGTCGAATCGTTTCTGGTTGTATCTGGTCCCTGGACTGATAATGCTGCTGTGGATCATCGTCATCCCGGCCTGCTGGAACATCTATCTGAGTTTCACGAATTATCGCGGTATCAAGCCGCCGGTATGGGCAGGTCTGGCCAACTGGTCCCGTCTGATGAAGGACTCGACCTTCTGGGTGTCCTTCCGCAATTCGGTGTGGATGATCATCGCGATGGTGGTTATTCCTATTTTGATCGGTCTTATTCTGGCATCGCTGATTTTCGACGTTGTGCAGAAAAAATTCGGCGCCAAGACCGCATCGACCCTGAGAGCCGTTTATTACTTCCCGCAGTTGCTGCCAATCGCGGTTGCGTCTCTGGTCATGGGATGGATTTTCCGTCCTGAGAACGGTGCTTTGAACGCGTTGCTGAAGGATATCGGCCTCGGCAAATTCCAGCACAACTGGCTTGGTGCTCCGGATACGGCCTTGATTTTCCTGATGATCATCATGATCTGGATTCAGCTTGGCTACCCGCTGATCATCTTCATGTCTGGCCTGCAGCGCGTCGATCCGGAACTCTACGAGGCGGCGAGCCTCGACGGGGCGAATTGGTGGCAGCGGTTCCTGGCCATCACGTTGCCGAGTATCAAGCCGGAGATCTTCGTGGTCGCGCTTACCTGCACCATCGCCGCCTTGAAGGTGTTCGGCCCGGTTTATATGTTGACCAAGGGTGGACCTGGCACGTCGACGATTGTGCCTTCCTACTATTCATATACACAGTTCTTCCAGTCGCAGCAAGTTGGTTATGGTGCCGCCATCGCGACTGCGCTGACAATCCTGATCATTATCGTTTCCATTGCTTTCACTGCCGTGCAGCAAAAGGTTGAGAAGGAAGACGAGGAGTAA
- a CDS encoding carbohydrate ABC transporter permease — translation MQTGHKSKSRIPQGKKNRAPGDWVILALLIIGGVIMLFPFIVLLLNAFKTPIDYNSSGPLSWPKEFSTVGLMKFWNRVNFPEKVWNSIWISGLVAIIGVVLSMFNSFALGIGRVKGRRWITLLIMLANMMPQEALLYPLYIMFKAMGLYNSQWSIVIIFSVIQSAFGTYLLSSVYGTFPKAILEAAAIDGASRWRIFKDIVFPISRPTLSVLLVFFFIWTWNEYMIPMAFLVDNATQTVPIAVSSLSGDRLMDVTTTAAASLISIVPTLIFYLIFQRTLSRGITVGAVK, via the coding sequence ATGCAAACTGGTCATAAGTCCAAGTCCCGTATCCCCCAAGGGAAAAAGAACCGTGCCCCCGGAGACTGGGTGATACTTGCGCTGCTGATTATCGGCGGTGTGATCATGCTCTTCCCGTTCATCGTCCTGTTACTCAATGCATTCAAGACCCCTATCGACTACAATTCCTCGGGCCCGTTGAGCTGGCCGAAGGAATTCAGCACCGTCGGTCTGATGAAGTTCTGGAACCGCGTCAACTTCCCGGAAAAGGTGTGGAACAGCATCTGGATTTCCGGCTTGGTCGCCATTATCGGCGTGGTGCTTTCGATGTTCAACTCCTTCGCGCTCGGTATCGGTCGCGTAAAGGGTCGTCGTTGGATCACCCTGCTGATTATGCTGGCCAATATGATGCCGCAGGAAGCCTTGCTATACCCGCTCTATATCATGTTCAAGGCCATGGGGCTGTACAATTCCCAGTGGTCGATCGTCATCATATTTAGCGTAATACAAAGCGCGTTCGGTACTTACCTGCTGTCGTCCGTTTACGGTACGTTCCCCAAAGCTATTTTGGAGGCGGCGGCCATCGACGGTGCAAGTCGCTGGCGTATTTTCAAGGACATTGTCTTCCCGATCTCCAGGCCGACATTGAGCGTCCTGCTCGTGTTCTTCTTCATCTGGACCTGGAACGAATACATGATCCCGATGGCATTCCTTGTAGACAACGCCACGCAAACCGTGCCGATTGCGGTAAGCTCGCTTTCCGGAGACCGCCTGATGGATGTCACGACGACCGCCGCAGCGTCGCTTATCAGCATCGTACCGACGTTGATTTTCTATCTCATCTTCCAGCGCACGCTTTCGCGCGGAATCACTGTAGGAGCTGTGAAATAA
- a CDS encoding PadR family transcriptional regulator, translated as MALPSIELMTLGALKDHPMSAYDINKFLASRGVSNWVQVSEQSVYRIAIKLCDDGYTSIDTEDSSASSQKRVYSITPKGAQHFDELMNEIASAPPHITFDFVAMVANLYQTDEATGRRLLTTLETNHRSVAEWMRSSVADLPFSEASETVLLCADTYALIARWAHHFQENFYHDSESAGTNEPEYENDNNTETANSQSKSTDFVIVTPLQARAQAQNDSTEEETKMQRQNEIAEEPDGATTSNREPNNDTPEAANTAPNASTASETSASQTPNQDRPETNANNDGSQNSPTVMVKNQQFTGSRPITKLDFHLHSMAGRITTQSSNSGAFEIKFHHCKASDFQISNTAGTLHIANTGTPWDHMSLMNVFNPAQWNAYVEVIIPASQPLVQTTAALNSSSLVIAGLESRDFDLNLHSSSAKINDISADDASLATHGGSVKWDGSVRNSLNVDCHNSSARISGLPRNFGYLAEIHSSTLTVDGKPIIANRHSASRPGTLMVDVNLHSSSISLD; from the coding sequence ATGGCGCTACCTTCCATCGAACTCATGACGCTCGGAGCGTTGAAAGACCATCCGATGAGCGCTTATGACATCAACAAATTCCTCGCTTCGCGCGGTGTCAGCAACTGGGTCCAAGTCAGCGAGCAATCTGTCTATCGAATTGCCATCAAACTTTGCGACGACGGCTATACCTCAATCGACACAGAGGATTCTTCAGCTTCCTCGCAAAAGCGCGTCTACTCCATAACACCAAAAGGCGCACAACACTTCGACGAGCTCATGAACGAAATTGCCTCGGCGCCACCGCATATCACCTTCGACTTTGTGGCCATGGTGGCAAATCTTTATCAGACCGACGAAGCAACCGGCCGCCGTTTGCTCACGACGCTGGAAACCAACCACCGCAGTGTGGCCGAGTGGATGCGCAGTTCCGTCGCCGATCTGCCATTCAGCGAAGCGAGCGAAACCGTGCTGCTTTGCGCCGACACCTATGCCCTCATCGCTCGTTGGGCACATCATTTCCAAGAGAACTTCTATCATGACTCGGAATCTGCTGGTACCAACGAGCCTGAATATGAGAACGACAACAATACAGAAACCGCAAATTCCCAAAGCAAATCAACCGATTTCGTCATTGTTACGCCACTGCAGGCCCGAGCCCAGGCCCAGAACGATTCAACGGAAGAAGAGACCAAAATGCAGAGACAAAACGAAATAGCCGAAGAACCTGACGGCGCAACGACTTCCAACCGCGAGCCCAACAATGACACACCTGAAGCAGCAAACACCGCCCCAAACGCTTCGACGGCTTCAGAGACCTCAGCGAGTCAAACACCCAACCAAGATCGGCCCGAGACCAACGCAAACAACGACGGCTCACAAAACAGCCCAACCGTTATGGTAAAAAATCAACAGTTCACCGGCTCACGGCCAATCACGAAACTGGATTTCCATCTACATTCCATGGCGGGACGAATCACCACCCAGTCGAGCAATTCCGGCGCGTTCGAAATCAAATTCCACCATTGCAAGGCCTCAGACTTCCAAATCTCAAACACAGCCGGCACGTTGCACATCGCCAACACGGGAACCCCCTGGGACCATATGTCGCTGATGAACGTCTTCAATCCCGCCCAATGGAACGCCTATGTCGAGGTGATTATCCCGGCCTCACAACCGTTGGTGCAAACGACCGCCGCGCTCAACAGCTCAAGTCTTGTCATCGCCGGGCTGGAAAGCCGTGACTTCGACCTCAATCTGCACAGCAGCTCCGCCAAAATCAACGACATTTCAGCGGATGATGCTTCCTTGGCAACCCATGGCGGAAGTGTGAAATGGGACGGAAGCGTACGCAACAGCCTAAACGTCGATTGTCACAACAGCAGTGCTCGCATATCGGGATTGCCTCGAAATTTTGGTTACCTCGCGGAAATTCACAGCAGTACTCTCACAGTCGATGGTAAGCCAATCATCGCAAACAGGCACTCTGCCAGCCGACCAGGAACACTGATGGTTGATGTAAATTTACACTCCAGCAGTATTTCACTTGATTGA
- a CDS encoding SprT family zinc-dependent metalloprotease — translation MPYRRRLKARTVSRTMLRVDDLDVSVTRKAMRNMYLRIKPPAGNVEVSAPVRMSDQKIADFVRERRNWIERQRRRLEEAQQRIPVGFDGLQHSGAQSGREGDSDTGSAGNIAGQNGGIGFEWTDERKRLAKSNLDTQLPALLQHWEPIIGRKPTHITLRLMTSRWGSCTPATGRIRLNLQLGLMDPRFLEYVLVHEMTHLWASGHGAKFQRLMDTYLPNWRTLRRDLNREMVWR, via the coding sequence ATGCCTTATCGCCGCCGCTTGAAAGCCAGAACCGTTTCACGCACCATGCTGCGCGTCGATGATCTGGACGTCAGCGTGACCCGGAAAGCTATGCGCAATATGTATCTGCGTATTAAGCCACCAGCCGGCAACGTTGAAGTGAGTGCACCGGTACGAATGAGCGATCAAAAAATCGCGGATTTCGTACGGGAGCGCCGGAACTGGATTGAACGGCAGCGCCGGAGATTAGAGGAAGCTCAGCAGCGCATCCCCGTTGGCTTCGATGGTTTGCAGCATTCCGGTGCACAATCGGGGCGTGAAGGCGATTCCGATACAGGTTCTGCTGGCAATATTGCCGGGCAAAACGGTGGCATCGGATTCGAGTGGACGGACGAGCGCAAACGCTTAGCAAAGTCCAATCTCGACACGCAATTGCCGGCTCTGTTGCAACACTGGGAGCCAATTATCGGTCGCAAACCCACCCATATCACCCTGCGGCTGATGACCTCACGCTGGGGCTCGTGCACGCCCGCGACCGGCCGGATTCGCCTCAACTTGCAGCTTGGGCTGATGGATCCGCGGTTCCTGGAATATGTGCTGGTCCACGAAATGACGCATCTGTGGGCAAGCGGCCACGGCGCGAAGTTCCAGCGACTTATGGACACATATCTGCCGAACTGGCGGACGCTGCGTCGCGATTTGAACCGCGAAATGGTTTGGCGATAA
- a CDS encoding SDR family oxidoreductase, whose product MVGTLAGNTAENEGKSEIRLGNTITSKRAVVTGASSGIGRATALQLASVGWKVVALARRKNKLIELSDQLGDACEYVVCDLTNEDSTQAAVTRILRGGPVKALVNCAGGAIGKDRIEDCNVENWRKMYDVNVLGTLRITQKLLPALKRATGGGTVVVVSSTAGIEPYENGAGYCGVKSAERVLARTLRYEEVGEPLRVIDVSPGMVHTEEFSLNRFHGDKAKADAVYKGVPNPLNADDIAECIEWALDLPDDIDIDSLVVRPRAEASAQRVYRED is encoded by the coding sequence ATGGTGGGAACACTGGCCGGCAATACGGCGGAAAATGAAGGAAAATCCGAGATTCGGCTCGGCAACACCATTACGTCCAAGCGGGCGGTGGTCACGGGCGCATCCAGCGGCATCGGGCGCGCGACGGCATTGCAGTTGGCCTCGGTCGGTTGGAAGGTCGTGGCGCTTGCGCGGCGTAAGAACAAGCTTATCGAGCTTTCTGACCAGCTTGGCGACGCCTGCGAATACGTGGTTTGCGACTTGACCAATGAGGACTCGACGCAGGCTGCGGTCACCAGGATTCTGCGCGGCGGGCCGGTGAAGGCGCTGGTCAATTGTGCTGGAGGTGCGATTGGCAAAGATCGGATTGAGGATTGCAATGTCGAAAATTGGCGCAAGATGTATGACGTCAATGTGCTCGGTACGTTGCGTATCACCCAGAAGCTGCTGCCGGCCCTGAAGAGGGCGACCGGCGGCGGAACGGTCGTTGTCGTTTCTTCGACGGCCGGCATCGAACCGTACGAGAACGGTGCCGGTTACTGCGGGGTCAAGTCCGCCGAGCGTGTGCTGGCCCGCACGCTTCGTTACGAGGAGGTCGGCGAACCGCTGCGCGTCATTGACGTTTCTCCGGGCATGGTGCATACCGAGGAGTTCTCCCTCAACCGTTTCCATGGAGACAAGGCCAAGGCCGATGCCGTGTATAAGGGCGTGCCGAATCCGCTGAATGCCGATGATATCGCCGAGTGTATCGAATGGGCGCTTGATCTTCCCGATGATATCGACATCGATTCGCTTGTGGTTCGGCCCCGTGCGGAGGCCTCGGCTCAGCGGGTTTATCGCGAAGACTGA
- the yicI gene encoding alpha-xylosidase has translation MKFTNGYWLTRPNVEALYAREAYELRVGDDGESLDILATTKPVGGRNDILNLPTFDVHITTPAEGIIRVVARHWDGATQAYGFPLNVDADKHREYVSTDAQGNGDGEVGEDGASVSLTSGPLSVKVTKGSPWNLSFEADGKTITHSLNKGIGRFKLNELSAVSAQPVGEFGVTTDGSAFDESDVFSAVKLSLGVGEQVFGLGERFGAYVKNGQSVDIWNEDGGTASEQGYKDIPFYMTSNGYGVLVNNRGHVSFEIGSEDTEAVQFSVPGEEVDFCVVYGPTPKEILRRYTGLVGRPANVPAWSYGLWLTTSFTTKYDEKTINSFIDGMADRGIPLSVFHYDCYWMRQFQWCDFEWDKRFFGDIESTLKRLHDEKHLHICAWINPYVGQRGKMFEEGKQKGYLVKKANGDVWQTDLWQAGMGLVDFTNPAACDWFADKVKHLLRQGVDAIKTDFGERIPRDVVWYDGSDKLSMHNWYTQLYNQTVFKAIEEERGKGNAVLYARSATVGGQRQPCHWGGDCESTFNGMAQSLRAGLSLVSSGFGFWSHDIGGFEGAKPDSAVYKRWSAFGLLGSHSRMHGSTVYRVPWLFDEEDEKNGVALRPGETAVDVVRKFTKLKLSLMPYIYRIGLEPHRNGTPVMRSMFMEFPDDLTARPLDRQYMFGPSLLVAPVFTYSGDVDYYLPKGTWVNWFTGETVRTDAGVWRHERHDFDSIPLWVRDGSVIVTHPGAESAEYEFGRNPEVRVYLDQVGSASVEVVEEDGSSVTFDAVKTADGVKVTSSDGCDFTARLASGDSVASVDGVVVLRG, from the coding sequence ATGAAATTTACCAATGGTTATTGGCTCACCCGTCCGAACGTCGAAGCGCTTTACGCGCGCGAGGCCTATGAGCTTCGCGTCGGTGACGACGGGGAAAGCCTCGATATCCTCGCGACCACGAAACCTGTTGGTGGGCGCAACGACATCCTGAACCTGCCGACGTTCGACGTGCACATCACCACGCCGGCGGAGGGCATCATCAGGGTTGTCGCCCGGCATTGGGACGGTGCCACGCAGGCATATGGCTTCCCGCTGAATGTCGACGCCGACAAGCATCGCGAGTATGTTTCAACCGACGCGCAAGGCAACGGCGACGGCGAAGTGGGCGAGGACGGCGCGAGCGTTTCGCTGACTTCCGGCCCGCTTTCGGTGAAAGTGACCAAAGGCAGCCCGTGGAACCTTTCGTTTGAAGCGGACGGCAAGACCATCACCCATTCGCTCAACAAAGGTATCGGAAGGTTCAAATTGAACGAGCTGTCTGCGGTTTCGGCCCAGCCGGTCGGTGAATTCGGCGTCACCACGGACGGCAGCGCCTTCGACGAGTCGGACGTGTTCAGCGCGGTCAAGCTCTCGTTGGGCGTCGGCGAGCAGGTCTTCGGCCTTGGCGAGCGTTTCGGCGCGTACGTCAAGAACGGTCAGAGCGTCGATATCTGGAACGAGGACGGCGGCACGGCCAGCGAGCAGGGATACAAGGACATCCCCTTCTATATGACCTCGAACGGCTATGGCGTCTTGGTCAACAACCGCGGTCATGTCTCCTTCGAGATCGGCAGCGAGGATACGGAGGCCGTTCAGTTCTCCGTGCCCGGCGAAGAAGTTGATTTCTGCGTCGTCTATGGCCCGACGCCCAAGGAGATCCTGCGGCGCTACACCGGGCTGGTCGGCAGGCCGGCCAACGTTCCCGCGTGGAGCTACGGCCTGTGGCTGACGACCTCCTTCACCACGAAATACGACGAGAAGACCATCAACTCGTTCATCGACGGCATGGCCGATCGCGGCATCCCGCTGAGCGTGTTCCATTACGACTGTTACTGGATGCGTCAGTTCCAATGGTGCGATTTCGAGTGGGACAAGCGTTTCTTCGGCGACATCGAGTCCACGCTCAAGCGTCTCCACGACGAGAAGCACCTGCATATCTGCGCCTGGATCAACCCGTACGTCGGCCAACGCGGCAAGATGTTCGAGGAAGGCAAGCAGAAGGGATATCTCGTCAAGAAGGCCAACGGCGACGTCTGGCAGACCGATTTGTGGCAGGCCGGCATGGGCCTGGTCGATTTCACGAACCCCGCGGCTTGCGATTGGTTCGCCGACAAGGTGAAGCATCTGCTGCGGCAAGGCGTGGACGCCATCAAGACCGATTTCGGCGAGCGTATCCCCCGCGATGTCGTCTGGTACGACGGTTCCGACAAGCTCTCGATGCATAATTGGTACACCCAGCTATACAACCAGACCGTGTTCAAGGCGATCGAAGAGGAACGCGGCAAGGGCAACGCCGTGCTTTACGCCCGTTCCGCCACCGTCGGCGGCCAGAGACAGCCTTGCCACTGGGGCGGCGATTGCGAATCGACGTTCAACGGCATGGCCCAATCGCTGCGTGCCGGCCTTTCGCTGGTATCCTCCGGTTTCGGCTTCTGGAGCCACGATATCGGCGGTTTCGAGGGCGCGAAACCCGATTCCGCGGTGTACAAGCGCTGGTCGGCCTTCGGGTTGCTCGGCTCGCACTCGCGTATGCACGGATCGACCGTATACCGTGTGCCGTGGCTCTTCGATGAAGAGGACGAGAAGAACGGCGTCGCGCTGCGCCCCGGCGAGACTGCCGTCGACGTGGTACGCAAGTTCACGAAGCTCAAGCTCTCGCTGATGCCGTATATCTACCGCATCGGGCTTGAGCCGCACCGCAACGGCACGCCGGTCATGCGCTCCATGTTCATGGAATTCCCTGACGATCTGACCGCACGTCCGCTCGACCGGCAGTATATGTTCGGCCCGAGCCTGCTCGTCGCGCCCGTCTTCACTTATTCCGGCGATGTCGATTACTATCTGCCGAAAGGGACTTGGGTCAACTGGTTCACCGGCGAGACGGTGCGGACGGATGCCGGGGTATGGCGCCATGAACGTCACGATTTCGACTCGATACCGCTTTGGGTGCGCGACGGCAGCGTCATCGTGACCCATCCGGGAGCCGAATCGGCGGAGTATGAGTTCGGCAGGAACCCGGAGGTGCGCGTCTACCTCGATCAGGTCGGCAGCGCTTCGGTCGAGGTCGTGGAGGAAGACGGTTCGAGCGTTACGTTTGATGCCGTCAAGACCGCCGACGGCGTCAAAGTCACGAGTTCCGATGGCTGCGACTTCACTGCCCGGTTGGCTAGCGGCGATTCCGTTGCGAGCGTAGATGGAGTAGTTGTTCTGCGTGGCTGA
- the feoB gene encoding ferrous iron transport protein B: MDKTTTATSPAKTLNDDNPNDPDLMPEPADCCSSGGSVSGPEGGHGAGSAGDASSGDEEHAGHGGHGGHHHRRGLAVLLPQSHHHHGGKSGSMSGMAGMEGMKGMADKSGKPMHANPRIVFVGNPNVGKSTLFNAVLGASATVMNAPGTTVLVESGSLERDGERWDFIDTPGTASLDAYSPDEQVAGEAAMGRRSYAKPDIIVFTFNATSPSKSYYLLSQLMDLGFPIIIAVTMLDLAEKQDSPVTLKRLQRTLPGIPMIRVDGRTSYGKAELLDTIAATLTEIKAEAGQKQETKKLDSIADTSRKAIKSADSAAQTTPETAKEAVSEAAHKASEVVETTLEKAENATPPLDGGGADVSREIHVQLTPTPVTSIPAPSTSATQEEVSQWVRATSDERFEWIAKKLKEINKGLPQGAVTTANRETFSDKLDRVLLHPAIGLIVFLITMFLVFEATTTLAGPLQDWFDVTLRGWCTDGIAWIFTAIAGKGSLDGWLYSLIVDGFLNGAITVCTFIPPMGIMFIILSLLEDSGYLARAAFVMDRAMRMVGLDGRAFLPLVVGFGCNLPALASTRTLPDSRQRLLTGLLIPFTSCSARLSVYVVLAYAFFGKYAGLAIFLMYVSSIAIILAVGFALRKTQFKDLKTQPFAMELPPYQMPRLLQLLKSVLQRLWSFITGASSVIVTMLIVVWVLSAIPISAGAAGTNSFGHVDKVENSVFGAVSTSIAPVFKPAGFDDWHASAALVTGFVAKEVVVGSLSQSYAINDSGNQSEQAEGQGSLGQAVHKSFEKSSDGHPNAAAAAFMIFILAYTPCLATVAEMKRQYGMKTALQSVGTGLIVAYILAIIVFQVGRLL; this comes from the coding sequence ATGGACAAAACAACTACGGCCACATCACCCGCAAAAACTCTCAATGACGACAATCCCAACGACCCTGATCTGATGCCGGAACCAGCGGATTGCTGCAGTTCAGGCGGTTCCGTCAGCGGGCCTGAAGGCGGTCACGGCGCAGGCAGCGCAGGCGACGCAAGTAGCGGAGACGAGGAGCACGCAGGGCACGGCGGCCATGGCGGACATCACCATCGTCGCGGGCTCGCGGTGCTGCTGCCGCAATCACACCACCATCACGGCGGAAAATCCGGCTCGATGTCCGGCATGGCCGGAATGGAAGGCATGAAGGGCATGGCCGATAAATCCGGCAAACCTATGCATGCCAACCCGCGCATTGTTTTCGTCGGCAATCCCAACGTAGGTAAATCCACACTGTTCAACGCAGTGCTCGGCGCGAGCGCGACTGTGATGAATGCGCCTGGCACCACGGTTTTGGTCGAGTCCGGCAGCTTGGAACGCGACGGCGAACGCTGGGACTTTATCGATACCCCAGGCACAGCGTCACTCGATGCCTACAGCCCGGACGAACAGGTTGCGGGGGAGGCGGCGATGGGTCGTCGCAGCTACGCGAAACCCGACATCATCGTTTTTACATTCAACGCGACCTCACCTTCGAAATCGTATTATCTTTTGAGCCAGCTGATGGATCTGGGATTCCCGATTATCATCGCGGTCACCATGCTGGATCTGGCGGAAAAGCAGGATTCGCCGGTAACGCTCAAACGGCTTCAGCGCACGCTTCCCGGCATTCCGATGATCCGCGTCGACGGTCGCACCAGCTATGGCAAGGCGGAATTATTAGACACTATCGCAGCGACCTTGACCGAGATCAAAGCGGAAGCGGGACAAAAACAAGAGACAAAGAAGCTGGACAGCATTGCCGATACGTCTCGAAAGGCAATCAAATCCGCCGACTCGGCCGCGCAGACCACGCCAGAAACAGCTAAAGAGGCCGTAAGCGAAGCTGCACACAAAGCCTCAGAAGTCGTCGAGACCACGTTGGAGAAAGCGGAAAATGCAACACCACCTTTGGACGGCGGCGGAGCCGATGTTTCCCGCGAGATTCATGTGCAGCTCACACCGACACCAGTCACCAGTATTCCCGCACCATCTACGAGCGCCACGCAGGAGGAAGTCTCGCAGTGGGTACGCGCGACTTCGGACGAGCGATTCGAATGGATTGCCAAGAAACTCAAGGAAATCAACAAAGGCCTTCCGCAAGGTGCCGTGACCACGGCGAACCGCGAGACCTTCTCCGACAAGCTCGACCGCGTGCTGCTGCATCCAGCGATCGGCCTCATCGTTTTCCTCATCACGATGTTCCTTGTTTTCGAGGCGACCACGACGCTCGCTGGCCCGCTGCAGGACTGGTTCGATGTCACGCTGCGCGGCTGGTGCACCGACGGCATCGCCTGGATCTTCACCGCTATCGCAGGCAAGGGCTCGCTTGACGGATGGCTCTATTCGCTTATCGTCGATGGGTTCCTCAACGGCGCGATCACGGTCTGCACGTTCATTCCGCCGATGGGCATCATGTTCATCATCCTTTCGTTGCTCGAGGATTCCGGCTATCTGGCGCGCGCAGCATTCGTAATGGATCGCGCGATGCGCATGGTCGGCCTCGACGGGCGGGCGTTCCTTCCGCTGGTGGTTGGCTTCGGCTGCAACCTGCCGGCACTGGCCTCAACACGTACGCTACCCGATTCACGGCAACGCTTATTGACAGGCCTGTTGATTCCGTTTACCTCCTGTTCGGCACGTCTAAGCGTCTACGTGGTACTGGCTTACGCGTTCTTCGGCAAATACGCCGGCCTCGCCATTTTCCTGATGTACGTCAGCTCCATCGCCATCATCCTCGCGGTCGGCTTCGCATTGCGCAAGACGCAGTTCAAGGACCTCAAAACCCAGCCGTTCGCCATGGAATTACCGCCGTACCAGATGCCACGGCTGCTGCAACTGTTGAAATCTGTGCTGCAGCGCCTCTGGTCGTTCATCACCGGCGCGAGCTCTGTGATCGTTACCATGCTCATCGTTGTGTGGGTGCTTTCCGCCATCCCGATTTCCGCAGGAGCGGCCGGCACCAATTCCTTCGGCCATGTCGACAAAGTCGAAAACTCCGTTTTCGGCGCGGTTTCGACGTCCATCGCACCGGTCTTCAAGCCGGCCGGGTTCGATGATTGGCACGCCTCGGCCGCGCTGGTCACCGGTTTCGTAGCCAAGGAAGTCGTGGTCGGCTCGCTTTCGCAGAGCTACGCCATCAATGATTCCGGCAACCAGTCCGAGCAGGCCGAAGGCCAGGGGAGCCTCGGTCAGGCGGTGCATAAGAGCTTCGAGAAGTCCAGCGACGGCCATCCGAATGCTGCGGCCGCAGCGTTCATGATCTTCATCCTCGCCTATACGCCGTGCCTGGCGACGGTGGCCGAAATGAAGCGACAATACGGCATGAAAACCGCGCTGCAATCGGTGGGCACGGGGCTGATAGTGGCTTATATTCTCGCCATTATCGTCTTCCAAGTCGGGCGATTATTATGA
- a CDS encoding DNA starvation/stationary phase protection protein has translation MANEFLSPGIDQAASDKIVSILQNRLAQEEEASLILKHAHWNVAGPSFIGVHEMIDPEVDAVRNMADETAERIATLGGSAQGTPESIISNRTWSEFKLMGRQNTQDYLKALVDYYSDFIVAERKAYEELDPIDVISSNIMQDHVQELEHFNWFMNSHLIEEQAHA, from the coding sequence ATGGCAAATGAATTTTTGAGCCCCGGCATTGATCAGGCAGCATCCGATAAGATCGTCTCGATCTTGCAGAACCGCTTGGCGCAGGAGGAAGAGGCTTCGCTGATCTTGAAGCACGCTCACTGGAACGTCGCGGGCCCGAGCTTCATCGGCGTGCACGAAATGATTGACCCTGAGGTCGACGCCGTGCGCAACATGGCCGACGAGACCGCAGAACGCATCGCCACCCTCGGCGGCAGCGCCCAAGGCACCCCGGAGTCCATCATCAGCAACCGCACTTGGTCCGAGTTCAAGCTCATGGGCCGTCAGAACACCCAGGATTACCTGAAGGCTCTGGTCGACTACTACAGCGACTTCATCGTCGCCGAGCGCAAGGCCTACGAGGAGCTCGACCCGATCGACGTCATCAGCTCCAACATCATGCAGGACCACGTGCAGGAACTCGAGCACTTCAACTGGTTCATGAACAGCCACCTGATCGAAGAGCAGGCCCACGCCTGA
- a CDS encoding ferrous iron transport protein A: MAESLRTCPLGVDVEICKMDFEARSRFRLNELGFRLHEPIRVIQKAMFGGCVVAHGGERIAIDGATARHIFVSPRPQRL; this comes from the coding sequence ATGGCCGAATCGTTACGAACCTGCCCGCTTGGTGTGGACGTGGAGATATGCAAGATGGATTTCGAGGCCCGAAGCCGCTTCAGGTTGAACGAGCTCGGGTTCCGTTTGCATGAGCCGATTCGCGTAATCCAAAAGGCAATGTTCGGCGGGTGCGTGGTAGCACACGGCGGCGAGCGCATCGCCATCGACGGCGCCACGGCTCGGCATATTTTTGTATCCCCTCGACCGCAACGTTTATAG